The Prevotella melaninogenica region TGGGTGTTAGGTGATGAGTGTTGGGTGTTGATGATATGTTTATGGAGTGGTGAATATTGGGTGATGATGATATGTTATGAATAACGACGGGGATAATGGAAGAGGATAGAAAGGAAGGCTGTGATGCCCAATAACATTGGATAATACAAGAATGGGACGATGCTCACAGGGTTAATCTTTGCCAAACCTGCTGCCATTAATATCTGTGCACCATAAGGAATCAAGCCCTGCGCACAACATGAGAAGGTGTCGAGGATGCTAGCTGCCTTACGTTTGTCTACGCCATAGCGGTCGCCTATCTGCTTTGCAATACCGCCCACGGTAAGGATTGCCACCGTATTATTGGCTGTACAGATATCCACCAAACTTACGAGGAAAGCTATTGTTAGCTCTGCTCCGCGCTTACTGTTGACGTGTCGGGTGATCATCTTGATGAGATAGTCGATACCACCATTCTCACGGATAATCTCTAACATACCACCTGCCATCATCGTGATGATAATCAGTTCGCCCATTCCTTTGATTCCTGCGCCCATACTTCCAAACCAACCATAGACATCGTAGCTGCTATCAATGATGCCGATAGCACCTGTGAGGACGATTCCAATGGTCAATACAGCCATCACGTTCATACCAAAGAGCGCACAAATCAGTACTGCCATGTAAGGAATTACTCTGTAGATGTCAACGTTGGCAACCTGTCCTGTGGTATGTATGTCTCTTCCCAAAAAGATATAAACAAGCAGAATCAAGACTGCTGCAGGGGCAACGATGAAGAAGTTTACCCTAAACTTATCTGCCATCTTACACTCCTGTGTTCTCGTTGCCACAACGGTTGTATCGCTAATAAACGAAAGGTTGTCGCCAAAGAACGAACCACCGACGACGGTTGCGACGACAAAAGGGAGCGAACTCCCCGTAGAAGTAGCAATACCTGCTGCGATAGGGGTGAGTGCAACGATAGTTCCGACGCTCGTTCCGATACTCATAGAGATGAAGCAAGCAGCGAGGAAGAGTCCTGGCAGCAGCATGTTATCTGGTAGGACGGAGAGGGTTAGGTTGACCGTAGCGTCAATACTGCCCATGTCCTTAGCCGAGTTGGCGAATGCTCCAGCAAGTACGAATATCCACAACATCATCATCATATTGTCTGTGCTGGCTCCCTTGCTGTATATCTCAATTCGTTTTGCGAGTGGATAGCCTCCTGATATGGCGATAGCAAAGATACTCGAAGCCATGAAAGCCACGGTAATCGGTACCTTATAGAAGTCACCCGATACGATTGAAGTGACCAGATATAGTACGATGAATACAAGTAACGGACTCAACGCGAGGAGTCCTTTTTTGTTTTCTGTCATTTGTTGGGTGTTGGGTGTTGGGTGTTGAATGTTAGGTGTTGATGAATTGTGCAGATGTTGAATGATAAATGATGAATGTTGGGTGTTAAATGTTAGCTGTTGAATGTTATGTGTTGATGATTTCTATTAACCTATTATTCATATCCCTTTTCACACTTACGATATCTTATCTTAAGCATCCGCACATCATGTGCTGAGCCTCTGCACATTATGTGTTAACCCTCCGCACGTCATGTGTTAAGCATCATCACCCTTTTTATCAATGCCATCTTTTATTTAATTTCATCCCCCTTTTACTAACTTTCTTTCATCTTCTTTATAGCAGTCTTGCCTCCCTCCCCTTCGAAAGAGGACTAAGGTGGGGCTTCTTCACCACCTAATTCTTAGCAGTTTTGCCTCCCTCCCCCTTCGGGGAGGGTCGGGGTGGGGCTCCCCCTTTTACCCCCACGACCTATGATAGAAGTCTATATTCTCTCGCATAAGCAAGTCGATAGGCATATAGTTGACTGGTTCAACCTTCTTTTTCAGCACGATAGCACGGAAGAGGGAGTCAACACTGAAGTAGCCTTGTTGGTAGGCATGCTGTGCGATGAGGAACGATATACTCCCTTCTCGTAGGCAGTCAGCATTCTTATGTACCACGTCATAGCCCATAATCTGAACGTTATGGCGATGCGTCTTCAGTAGGAATTTACCCACGATATGCGCTTTAGAGTTCAGTGTGATACAGTGGTGTACCTCTGGATGCTCGCTGAAGAACTTTTCTAAGATATGGTCA contains the following coding sequences:
- a CDS encoding Na+/H+ antiporter NhaC family protein — its product is MTENKKGLLALSPLLVFIVLYLVTSIVSGDFYKVPITVAFMASSIFAIAISGGYPLAKRIEIYSKGASTDNMMMMLWIFVLAGAFANSAKDMGSIDATVNLTLSVLPDNMLLPGLFLAACFISMSIGTSVGTIVALTPIAAGIATSTGSSLPFVVATVVGGSFFGDNLSFISDTTVVATRTQECKMADKFRVNFFIVAPAAVLILLVYIFLGRDIHTTGQVANVDIYRVIPYMAVLICALFGMNVMAVLTIGIVLTGAIGIIDSSYDVYGWFGSMGAGIKGMGELIIITMMAGGMLEIIRENGGIDYLIKMITRHVNSKRGAELTIAFLVSLVDICTANNTVAILTVGGIAKQIGDRYGVDKRKAASILDTFSCCAQGLIPYGAQILMAAGLAKINPVSIVPFLYYPMLLGITAFLSILFHYPRRYS